In Gordonia iterans, the following proteins share a genomic window:
- a CDS encoding FAD/NAD(P)-binding protein yields the protein MNGQNPAPRPSHPPRPQAPARPGVRPLRSGGPRPGDLTEQLIHTDFWTDQMVQAAGIPIVDVPFVSVGSGIGSFVTVDYLRIFGVPKNHLAVLGPQDVPWRSYEYLTRVSQIPRGERLRSDSQSMPDNLWGFPSYAVQEAWRDKTVRPLWNVLTEPIFANYYTPKAGQVFEAMEVEAARIGYYDFLHNGQVRMIRRRTGGGYFTVLTPKPGTSRTKRVAFRSRFVHVAIGYPGLKFLPDLQRFRERFPEAAGRVVNAYEPHEQIYQSLAARPGTVMIRGSGIVASRVLQRLIDDRDKLGLQTQIVHLFRTYYDKAHGPHVMMRRPGGDGWAYQGFNYPKSVWGGQLKAEMSRLEGYDRVKLYKNISGTNTPIRKNWREQLKRGRTEGFYRVAVGEAVDLRPAPGGQGVVATVKVDPLAPVRQPAGPDGTVTVQADFVIDCTGLEADVREHRLLADLLDHTGAGLNPLGRMDVERTFELRGTRSGDGRIYCSGTATLGGYFPGVDTFLGLQIAADEITHDLAAQGFCRKLTPTRSVQQWWRRMRVREVE from the coding sequence ATGAATGGGCAGAATCCGGCGCCTCGTCCGTCGCACCCGCCCCGGCCGCAGGCCCCGGCCCGACCAGGTGTGCGCCCGCTGCGCAGCGGCGGACCCCGGCCCGGCGACCTCACCGAACAACTGATTCACACCGACTTCTGGACGGACCAGATGGTCCAGGCCGCGGGGATTCCGATCGTGGACGTGCCCTTCGTGTCCGTCGGGTCAGGAATCGGCTCGTTTGTGACCGTCGACTACCTGCGGATCTTCGGTGTCCCGAAGAACCACCTCGCGGTGCTCGGCCCGCAAGACGTGCCGTGGCGGTCGTACGAGTATCTGACTCGCGTCTCGCAGATTCCCCGCGGCGAGCGGCTGCGGTCGGACTCGCAGTCCATGCCGGACAACCTCTGGGGGTTCCCGTCGTACGCCGTTCAGGAAGCGTGGCGGGACAAGACGGTCCGTCCGCTGTGGAACGTCCTGACCGAGCCGATCTTCGCGAACTACTACACGCCGAAGGCCGGTCAGGTGTTCGAGGCGATGGAAGTCGAAGCCGCGCGCATCGGCTACTACGACTTTCTGCACAACGGTCAGGTGCGGATGATCCGGCGGCGCACCGGCGGCGGCTACTTCACGGTGCTGACTCCGAAGCCCGGCACCTCACGTACCAAACGGGTGGCTTTTCGCAGCCGCTTCGTGCATGTCGCGATCGGCTATCCGGGACTCAAGTTCCTGCCGGACCTGCAGCGGTTCCGCGAGCGGTTTCCCGAGGCGGCCGGGCGGGTGGTGAACGCCTACGAACCGCACGAGCAGATCTATCAGTCGCTGGCCGCCCGACCGGGCACCGTGATGATCCGCGGTTCTGGGATCGTGGCCTCCCGCGTGCTGCAGCGCTTGATCGACGACCGCGACAAGCTCGGGTTGCAGACGCAGATCGTGCACCTGTTCCGGACCTACTACGACAAGGCGCACGGACCGCACGTCATGATGCGGCGTCCGGGCGGTGACGGCTGGGCGTATCAGGGGTTCAACTACCCGAAGTCCGTCTGGGGCGGGCAGCTCAAAGCCGAGATGTCCAGGCTCGAAGGCTATGACCGGGTCAAGCTCTACAAGAACATCTCCGGCACCAACACTCCGATCCGTAAGAACTGGCGGGAGCAGCTCAAACGGGGCCGGACCGAGGGCTTCTACCGAGTGGCGGTCGGCGAGGCGGTCGACCTGCGACCCGCACCGGGTGGACAGGGCGTGGTCGCGACGGTCAAGGTCGATCCGCTCGCCCCGGTGCGCCAGCCGGCGGGACCGGACGGTACGGTGACGGTGCAGGCCGACTTCGTCATCGACTGCACCGGACTGGAGGCCGACGTGCGCGAGCACCGGCTGCTGGCCGACCTGCTCGACCACACCGGGGCCGGGCTGAATCCGCTGGGACGGATGGACGTGGAGCGCACCTTCGAGCTGCGCGGCACCCGCAGCGGTGACGGCCGAATCTACTGCTCGGGCACGGCCACCCTCGGCGGCTACTTTCCCGGAGTCGACACCTTCCTCGGTCTGCAGATCGCCGCCGACGAGATCACGCACGACCTTGCCGCACAAGGCTTCTGCCGTAAGCTGACGCCGACGCGCTCGGTGCAGCAGTGGTGGCGCCGGATGCGGGTCAGGGAGGTCGAGTGA